From the genome of Amycolatopsis sp. NBC_01488, one region includes:
- a CDS encoding carboxymuconolactone decarboxylase family protein — protein sequence MTEDRFERGRKALTDLNGEETAQRVLDSLADISPKLADSLVSWGFGEIYTRPRLVPRDRQLVTLGMLTALGGCEPQLEVHVNASLNAGLTPEEIVEALLQSAAYCGFPRALNATAVAKKVFGERGLLPVADA from the coding sequence ATGACCGAAGATCGCTTCGAACGCGGCCGCAAGGCACTGACCGACCTCAACGGCGAAGAGACCGCCCAGCGGGTGCTCGACAGCCTGGCCGACATCTCGCCGAAGCTGGCCGACAGCCTCGTCTCGTGGGGCTTCGGCGAGATCTACACGCGGCCGCGGCTGGTGCCGCGGGACCGCCAGCTCGTCACGCTCGGCATGCTCACCGCGCTCGGCGGGTGCGAGCCGCAGCTGGAGGTGCACGTCAACGCGTCGCTCAACGCCGGGCTGACGCCCGAAGAGATCGTCGAGGCGCTGCTGCAGTCGGCCGCCTACTGCGGGTTCCCGCGGGCGCTGAACGCGACCGCCGTGGCGAAGAAGGTCTTCGGGGAACGAGGTCTGCTGCCGGTGGCCGACGCGTGA
- a CDS encoding epimerase, which produces MRVVLFGATGMVGQGVLRECLLDDRVEAVLAVGRSPLGTEHPKLTELVREDLFALEPITGYDTCFYCLGVSSVGVAPGDYERITYQLTLSVAGKLPADTTFVYVSGAGTDSSERGRVRWARVKGATENALAKLPLRTFTFRPGYIQPLHGITSKTPLYRTLYRVVMPFYPVLRRFLPQVVTTTEEIGSAMLAVAESGYERTILENADIVTAAARRDRPAGS; this is translated from the coding sequence GTGAGGGTCGTCCTCTTCGGCGCGACCGGGATGGTCGGACAGGGCGTGCTGCGGGAGTGCCTGCTGGACGACCGGGTCGAGGCGGTGCTGGCGGTCGGCCGCTCGCCGCTCGGCACCGAGCACCCGAAGCTGACCGAGCTGGTGCGCGAGGACCTCTTCGCCCTCGAGCCGATCACCGGGTACGACACGTGCTTCTACTGCCTCGGCGTGTCGTCGGTGGGCGTGGCGCCCGGGGACTACGAGCGGATCACCTACCAGCTCACGCTCTCGGTGGCCGGCAAGCTGCCCGCGGACACGACTTTCGTGTACGTCTCGGGTGCGGGCACCGACAGCAGCGAACGCGGCCGCGTTCGCTGGGCGCGCGTCAAGGGGGCCACGGAGAACGCGCTGGCGAAGCTGCCGCTGCGGACGTTCACCTTCCGCCCCGGCTACATCCAGCCGCTGCACGGGATCACGTCGAAGACCCCGCTGTACCGCACGCTCTACCGCGTCGTGATGCCGTTTTACCCGGTGCTGCGGCGGTTCCTGCCGCAGGTGGTGACGACCACCGAGGAGATCGGCTCGGCGATGCTGGCGGTCGCGGAAAGCGGCTACGAGCGCACGATCCTGGAGAACGCCGACATCGTCACCGCCGCCGCGCGACGAGACCGGCCAGCAGGTTCGTGA
- a CDS encoding PGPGW domain-containing protein, with translation MGIGKQAKRILITVAGAVLLVVGVLLLVLPGPGLLLVLAGLLLLASEFPALERYVDPVRDRAMKAAEESVSSPLRIAGSVLAGLALLAAGIVWGTVKSLPFAGWSTGSSLILSSAILFALLIWSYRRVKTRHEAASRS, from the coding sequence GTGGGCATCGGCAAGCAGGCGAAGCGGATCCTGATCACGGTGGCGGGTGCCGTGCTGCTCGTGGTCGGGGTGCTGCTGCTCGTGCTGCCCGGCCCCGGGCTGCTGCTCGTGCTCGCCGGGCTGCTGCTGCTCGCGTCGGAGTTCCCGGCGCTCGAGCGGTACGTCGACCCGGTGCGCGACCGCGCGATGAAGGCGGCCGAGGAGAGCGTTTCGTCGCCGCTGCGGATCGCCGGCTCGGTGCTGGCCGGGCTGGCGCTGCTGGCCGCGGGGATCGTCTGGGGCACGGTGAAGTCGCTGCCGTTCGCCGGCTGGAGCACCGGGTCGAGCCTGATCCTGTCGTCGGCGATCCTGTTCGCGCTGCTGATCTGGAGCTACCGGCGGGTGAAGACCCGGCACGAAGCCGCCAGCCGCAGCTGA
- a CDS encoding TetR/AcrR family transcriptional regulator produces MSAGFQRARRPEQIEARRTAILAAAKELLAERPVADISLRELACRVGLAKSNVLRYFDSREAVFLEVLDAEWSAWLDALALGEAAPAEPRFAREERVAGMIAATLAERPSLCELVSAMGPVLERNISPEFARDFKKRSLANTQRLGELVRSRVPELSADGARQFAFGVVIVVSGAWPYANPTDAVAAAAAELGGVPSFAAGLAEGLTNLLAGLVARRR; encoded by the coding sequence ATGAGCGCCGGATTCCAGCGTGCCCGGCGGCCCGAGCAGATCGAGGCGCGCCGCACCGCGATCCTCGCCGCCGCGAAGGAACTCCTGGCCGAGCGGCCGGTCGCCGACATCAGCCTGCGGGAGCTGGCCTGCCGCGTCGGGCTGGCGAAGTCCAATGTGCTCCGCTACTTCGACAGCCGCGAGGCGGTCTTCCTCGAAGTCCTCGACGCCGAGTGGTCGGCGTGGCTGGACGCCCTCGCGCTCGGTGAGGCGGCCCCGGCAGAGCCCCGCTTCGCACGCGAAGAGCGTGTCGCGGGGATGATCGCCGCGACGCTCGCCGAGCGGCCGTCGCTGTGCGAGCTGGTCAGCGCGATGGGGCCGGTGCTGGAACGCAACATCTCGCCGGAGTTCGCCCGCGACTTCAAGAAGCGGTCGTTAGCCAATACCCAGCGGCTCGGCGAGCTGGTCCGGTCGCGGGTGCCGGAGCTGTCGGCCGACGGCGCCCGCCAGTTCGCCTTCGGGGTGGTGATCGTCGTCTCGGGGGCGTGGCCCTACGCCAACCCGACCGACGCCGTCGCGGCGGCCGCGGCCGAGCTGGGCGGGGTGCCGTCGTTCGCGGCCGGGCTGGCCGAAGGGCTCACGAACCTGCTGGCCGGTCTCGTCGCGCGGCGGCGGTGA